One Paroedura picta isolate Pp20150507F chromosome 16, Ppicta_v3.0, whole genome shotgun sequence genomic region harbors:
- the LOC143826469 gene encoding uncharacterized protein LOC143826469, with protein MADELQDMKLYSRSLEEENRKLRMQGRQMEKENHSLLSQADKLHNENQMLLRENKNFKDQNRQLSTEKAEMQRQLRECEELISYNNADLDEDEWIEITEVTEIIEVTQVSTEFCYEAGPNDEPDWKKPGNKWCASLSDWFFKLVLPGLLFACLALITIVYLVPPYDHHDVWSKSRGNQWNHLWVQRVRQAPI; from the exons ATGGCGGATGAATTACAAGACATGAAGTTGTACTCCAGGAGTTTGGAAGAGGAGAACAGAAAACTTCGCATGCAAGGACGGCAGATG GAAAAAGAAAATCATTCCCTTTTGAGTCAAGCAGATAAACTGCACAATGAG AACCAGATGTTGCTTCGGGAAAACAAAAACTTTAAAGATCAAAACAGACAGCTGAGCACAGAGAAAGCCGAAATGCAG AGACAACTCCGTGAGTGTGAAGAGCTGATCTCTTACAATAATGCAGACCTTGACGAG gatGAATGGATAGAAATAACCGAAGTCACCGAAATAATAGAAGTCACACAAGTCTCAACAGAATT CTGTTATGAAGCAGGACCCAATGATGAGCCTGATTGGAAGAAGCCAGGCAACAAATGGTGTGCAAGTCTCTCAGACTG GTTCTTCAAACTGGTGTTGCCTGGCCTCCTTTTTGCATGTCTTGCATTGATCACAATTGTCTACTTAGTGCCACCATATGACCATCATGATGTCTGGAGCAAGTCCAGGGGAAATCAATGGAATCACCTGTGGGTGCAGCGCGTGCGGCAGGCACCAATATAG
- the LOC143825652 gene encoding GTPase KRas-like has translation MTEYKLVVVGAGGVGKSALTIQLIQNHFVDEYDPTIEDSYRKQVVIDGETCLLDILDTAGQEEYSAMRDQYMRTGEGFLCVFAINNTKSFEDVHHYREQINRVKDSDDVPMVLVGNKCDLPSRTVDTKQAQELARSYGIPFVETSAKTRQGVEDAFYTLVREIRKHKEKINNGRKKKSSKRKCVIL, from the exons ATGACGGAATACAAGCTCGTGGTGGTGGGTGCTGGTGGCGTTGGGAAGAGTGCATTGACCATACAGCTGATCCAGAATCACTTTGTGGACGAATATGACCCAACTATTGAG GATTCGTACCGGAAGCAGGTGGTGATTGACGGGGAGACATGCCTCTTGGATATTCTGGACACGGCCGGACAAGAGGAATACAGTGCCATGCGTGACCAGTATATGAGGACGGGGGAAGGCTTCCTTTGTGTCTTTGCCATCAACAACACAAAGTCTTTTGAAGATGTTCACCACTACAG AGAACAGATCAACCGTGTAAAGGACTCCGATGACGTCCCCATGGTGCTGGTTGGTAACAAGTGCGATCTCCCCTCTCGAACAGTGGACACGAAACAGGCTCAGGAACTGGCCAGAAGCTACGGGATCCCCTTTGTAGAGACCTCTGCCAAAACCAGACAG GGAGTGGAGGATGCTTTCTACACCCTGGTGCGAGAAATCCGAAAACACAAAGAGAAGATCAACAACGGGCGCAAGAAGAAATCTTCCAAAAGGAAGTGCGTCATCCTCTGA
- the LOC143825899 gene encoding galanin peptides-like isoform X1: MWHSRSTLCFSLLLCGLLGECFGIALVPKDKRGWTLNSAGYLLGPPDAHQTLPDKGSLAGKREALEDLYSLGQDSFAAAPAHPVEESTLQALMDFLSFLHLREQGAVSRMPLMEEPGPQ; encoded by the exons aTGTGGCATTCCCGTTCCACGCTGTGTTTCTCTTTGCTCCTCTGCGGACTCCTGGGGGAATGCTTCGGAATTGCCCTTGTG CCCAAGGACAAACGCGGCTGGACCTTGAACAGCGCCGGATACTTGTTGGGACCTC CAGATGCCCACCAGACGTTGCCCGATAAAGGAAGCCTAGCTGGTAAGCGAGAAGCTTTGGAGGACTTGTATTCATTAGGGCAGGATTCCTTTG CCGCGGCTCCGGCCCACCCTGTCGAGGAAAGCACCCTCCAAGCCCTGATGGACTTCCTGTCTTTCCTCCATCTCCGTG AGCAAGGAGCTGTTTCACGGATGCCGCTGATGGAAGAACCTGGTCCGCAATAG
- the LOC143825899 gene encoding galanin peptides-like isoform X2: MWHSRSTLCFSLLLCGLLGECFGIALVPKDKRGWTLNSAGYLLGPHAHQTLPDKGSLAGKREALEDLYSLGQDSFAAAPAHPVEESTLQALMDFLSFLHLREQGAVSRMPLMEEPGPQ; encoded by the exons aTGTGGCATTCCCGTTCCACGCTGTGTTTCTCTTTGCTCCTCTGCGGACTCCTGGGGGAATGCTTCGGAATTGCCCTTGTG CCCAAGGACAAACGCGGCTGGACCTTGAACAGCGCCGGATACTTGTTGGGACCTC ATGCCCACCAGACGTTGCCCGATAAAGGAAGCCTAGCTGGTAAGCGAGAAGCTTTGGAGGACTTGTATTCATTAGGGCAGGATTCCTTTG CCGCGGCTCCGGCCCACCCTGTCGAGGAAAGCACCCTCCAAGCCCTGATGGACTTCCTGTCTTTCCTCCATCTCCGTG AGCAAGGAGCTGTTTCACGGATGCCGCTGATGGAAGAACCTGGTCCGCAATAG
- the LOC143825868 gene encoding uncharacterized protein LOC143825868, translating to MKGVMVVLLFGVDLLVPFGSPSLLTLDDYPISLYYRDSRFSTVLWFRPPYCLYELWAAKTLHSSQIPRQAATIQMQVKLSGDNGVYKATQRFPVPMCSPTGAQSLALGDHAYEMGPALACLNDTCIKAVLPGRRYSIRFLLCNQDLTVLAATGWSRHFRTRDMPHDFRTMDVYFGGHSTEMLVVTALTSAAAFLLLGAAGLALVVRPP from the exons ATGAAGGGGGTGATGGTGGTGTTATTATTCGGTGTGGACTTATTAGTTCCTTTTGGGTCTCCTTCTCTGTTGACATTGG ACGATTATCCAATTTCCTTGTATTACCGAGATTCCCGTTTCTCCACTGTGCTTTGGTTCCGTCCGCCCTACTGCCTGTATGAGCTTTGGGCTGCAAAAACTCTGCATTCTAGCCAGATCCCCCGGCAGGCAGCCACCATTCAGATGCAAGTGAAATTATCAG GGGACAACGGGGTCTACAAAGCCACCCAAAGGTTCCCTGTGCCCATGTGCAGCCCGACAGGGGCGCAGTCTTTGGCCTTGGGAGACCATGCTTATGAGATGGGACCTGCCCTGGCCTGCCTCAATGACACCTGCATAAAAGCTGTCCTTCCGGGTCGAAGGTACAG TATCAGATTCCTTCTCTGCAATCAAGATCTGACTGTGCTAGCTGCAACCGGCTGGTCCCGGCACTTCCGTACCCGGG ACATGCCCCACGATTTCCGCACCATGGACGTCTACTTTGGAGGCCACTCCACTGAGATGCTGGTTGTCACGGCCCTCACGAGCGCTGCGGCCTTTCTCCTCTTGGGGGCTGCCGGACTCGCCCTGGTAGTGAGACCACCATGA
- the PTH2 gene encoding parathyroid hormone 2 isoform X1 yields MRWDVAERQNKNALNRDSLLPPGSGLMEPKVISCRDLWIITIFLSSWVLFSSGVLLPKLHNSGSLVWKRDLSQNPSSEGSVDLQAPLVPWGSRVPSITLRDWSLKWTSSGLAAPQHEEEGQNQKSRPWGPTRQEVPPPEGLKMALFPQSWVQGWGGKRSLVVADDAAFREKSKMLAALERQKWLNSYMQKFLMVNSE; encoded by the exons ATGCGTTGGGATGTGGCGGAAAGACAGAACAAAAACGCCCTAAATCGGGACTCCCTACTTCCTCCAG GATCGGGGCTGATGGAACCCAAGGTCATAAGCTGTAGAGACCTGTGGATCATCACCATCTTTCTCAGCTCATGGGTGCTGTTCTCTTCGGGAGTCTTGCTTCCCAAGCTGCATAACTCAGGCAG CTTGGTTTGGAAGCGCGATTTATCACAGAACCCTTCGTCGGAGGGCAGCGTCGACCTCCAGGCCCCCCTTGTCCCCTGGGGGAGCCGCGTCCCTTCCATCACCCTGCGTGACTGGAGCCTCAAGTGGACATCGTCCGGTCTCGCTGCTCCGCAGCATGAAGAGGAAGGGCAAAACCAGAAGTCCCGCCCCTGGGGCCCAACGAGACAGGAAGTTCCGCCTCCTGAaggactgaagatggcgctgttTCCGCAAAGCTGGGTGCAGGGCTGGGGTGGGAAACGGAGTCTGGTGGTGGCAGATGATGCCGCCTTccgggaaaagagcaagatgctGGCTGCTCTGGAGAGGCAGAAATGGCTCAACTCCTACATGCAGAAGTTCTTGATGGTGAACTCTGAGTAA
- the PTH2 gene encoding parathyroid hormone 2 isoform X2, which translates to MEPKVISCRDLWIITIFLSSWVLFSSGVLLPKLHNSGSLVWKRDLSQNPSSEGSVDLQAPLVPWGSRVPSITLRDWSLKWTSSGLAAPQHEEEGQNQKSRPWGPTRQEVPPPEGLKMALFPQSWVQGWGGKRSLVVADDAAFREKSKMLAALERQKWLNSYMQKFLMVNSE; encoded by the exons ATGGAACCCAAGGTCATAAGCTGTAGAGACCTGTGGATCATCACCATCTTTCTCAGCTCATGGGTGCTGTTCTCTTCGGGAGTCTTGCTTCCCAAGCTGCATAACTCAGGCAG CTTGGTTTGGAAGCGCGATTTATCACAGAACCCTTCGTCGGAGGGCAGCGTCGACCTCCAGGCCCCCCTTGTCCCCTGGGGGAGCCGCGTCCCTTCCATCACCCTGCGTGACTGGAGCCTCAAGTGGACATCGTCCGGTCTCGCTGCTCCGCAGCATGAAGAGGAAGGGCAAAACCAGAAGTCCCGCCCCTGGGGCCCAACGAGACAGGAAGTTCCGCCTCCTGAaggactgaagatggcgctgttTCCGCAAAGCTGGGTGCAGGGCTGGGGTGGGAAACGGAGTCTGGTGGTGGCAGATGATGCCGCCTTccgggaaaagagcaagatgctGGCTGCTCTGGAGAGGCAGAAATGGCTCAACTCCTACATGCAGAAGTTCTTGATGGTGAACTCTGAGTAA